One Mycolicibacterium crocinum DNA window includes the following coding sequences:
- a CDS encoding HPr family phosphocarrier protein, with protein sequence MHTKTVIVGSAIGLHARPAAIISEAVVNAGVPVTLAVDGGEPVDAGSALMIMTLGAGNGAQVTVASEDEAACKAIAELVQQDLDA encoded by the coding sequence ATGCACACCAAGACCGTGATCGTTGGCTCGGCGATCGGCCTGCACGCCCGCCCCGCCGCGATCATCTCCGAAGCCGTTGTCAACGCGGGTGTTCCGGTGACGCTGGCGGTGGACGGCGGGGAGCCGGTGGACGCCGGTTCGGCGCTGATGATCATGACGCTGGGCGCGGGCAACGGCGCGCAGGTCACCGTCGCCTCCGAGGACGAGGCCGCCTGCAAGGCGATCGCCGAGCTGGTCCAGCAGGACCTCGACGCCTGA
- a CDS encoding PTS fructose transporter subunit IIABC — protein sequence MTNSTIISTDLVLLDVDAGTDKESVIGRLATRLADSGRVTDGAALQAAAMAREAQSATGLPGGIAIPHCRSAAVSSPSIGFARLSPKVDFGAPDGPADLVFLIAAPDGAGAEHMKLLSSLARALVRPDFVQSLREAASADDVVGLVDGVVNPDGATPAAAPAAKPAAKQTKSIVAITACPTGIAHTYMAADALKLAAERAGVSLTVETQGSSGSTPVSADTISGADAVIFATDVGVKDRQRFAGKPVIASGVKRAINEPDTMIAEAVAAADNPKAARVEGSAAAADSGAPAGGVGWGTRIRQILLTGVSYMIPFVAAGGLLIALGFLFAGYDIANTPDGATKSLGNLIATTNSLTNLPSGGFTQYLGAVLFTLGGLAFSFLVPALAGYISFAIADRPGIAPGFTAGAVAVFVGGGFIGGIVGGLIAGFAALWISKVNVPQWARGLMPVVIIPLFASLIVGLLMFLLLGRPLAAITSGLTNWLNGLTGASVILLGVILGLMMCFDLGGPVNKAAYAFATAGLNVADPASLRIMAAVMAAGMVPPLAMALATTVRPGLFSEPERENGRAAWLLGASFISEGAIPFAAADPLRVIPSMMAGGAVTGALIMAFDVTLKAPHGGIFVFFAIGNLVWFLVALAAGTAVGGFAVIAAKQFIRKATDTDAPATAAPVAQTAV from the coding sequence ATGACGAACTCCACGATCATCAGCACGGATCTGGTATTGCTCGACGTCGATGCCGGCACCGACAAGGAGTCGGTGATCGGCCGGCTCGCGACCCGGCTGGCCGACAGCGGCCGGGTCACCGACGGTGCGGCGCTGCAGGCCGCGGCCATGGCGCGAGAAGCGCAGTCGGCCACCGGACTTCCCGGCGGGATCGCAATCCCGCACTGCCGATCGGCCGCGGTGTCCTCACCGTCGATCGGGTTCGCCCGGCTCTCGCCAAAGGTGGACTTCGGTGCGCCCGACGGCCCGGCAGATCTGGTGTTCCTGATCGCCGCCCCGGACGGCGCCGGTGCCGAGCACATGAAGCTGCTGTCCAGCCTGGCGCGCGCGCTGGTGCGCCCGGACTTCGTGCAGTCGCTGCGCGAGGCCGCCTCCGCCGACGACGTGGTAGGCCTGGTCGACGGCGTGGTCAACCCCGACGGAGCCACGCCCGCTGCCGCACCGGCCGCGAAACCCGCTGCGAAACAGACGAAGTCGATCGTGGCGATCACCGCGTGTCCCACCGGCATCGCGCACACCTATATGGCCGCCGACGCGCTCAAGCTGGCCGCCGAGCGTGCCGGGGTGAGCTTGACGGTCGAGACCCAGGGCTCCTCGGGCAGCACGCCGGTGAGCGCGGACACGATCAGCGGCGCCGACGCCGTCATCTTCGCCACCGACGTCGGCGTCAAGGACCGGCAACGGTTCGCCGGAAAGCCGGTGATCGCCTCCGGCGTCAAGCGCGCCATCAACGAGCCGGACACGATGATCGCCGAAGCCGTTGCCGCCGCGGACAATCCGAAAGCCGCGCGGGTTGAGGGCTCCGCGGCCGCCGCTGACAGCGGCGCACCGGCCGGCGGCGTCGGGTGGGGCACCCGCATCCGGCAGATCCTGCTGACCGGCGTCAGCTACATGATCCCGTTCGTGGCCGCGGGCGGTCTGCTGATCGCCCTGGGCTTCCTGTTCGCCGGCTACGACATCGCGAACACCCCGGACGGCGCGACCAAGTCGCTGGGCAACCTGATCGCGACCACCAACTCGCTGACCAACCTGCCGAGCGGCGGCTTCACCCAGTACCTCGGTGCGGTCCTGTTCACCCTCGGCGGCCTGGCGTTCAGCTTCCTGGTTCCCGCCCTGGCCGGGTACATCTCGTTCGCCATCGCCGACCGGCCCGGTATCGCACCGGGATTCACCGCGGGTGCGGTCGCGGTGTTCGTCGGCGGCGGGTTCATTGGCGGTATCGTCGGCGGCCTGATCGCAGGCTTCGCCGCACTGTGGATCAGCAAGGTGAACGTGCCGCAGTGGGCGCGCGGACTGATGCCGGTGGTGATCATCCCGCTGTTCGCGTCACTGATCGTCGGCCTGTTGATGTTCCTACTGCTGGGCCGTCCGCTGGCCGCGATCACGTCGGGGCTGACCAACTGGCTCAACGGACTCACCGGCGCCTCGGTGATCCTGCTCGGCGTGATCCTCGGTCTGATGATGTGCTTCGACCTCGGCGGCCCGGTCAACAAGGCGGCCTACGCCTTCGCGACCGCCGGGCTCAACGTCGCCGATCCGGCCTCGCTGCGCATCATGGCCGCGGTGATGGCGGCCGGTATGGTGCCGCCGCTGGCGATGGCGCTGGCCACCACTGTCCGGCCCGGTCTGTTCAGCGAACCGGAACGCGAGAATGGCCGCGCCGCATGGCTGTTGGGGGCATCGTTCATCTCCGAGGGCGCCATCCCGTTCGCGGCTGCCGACCCGCTGCGTGTCATCCCGTCGATGATGGCCGGCGGCGCAGTCACCGGTGCGCTGATCATGGCCTTCGACGTCACCCTCAAGGCGCCACACGGCGGCATCTTCGTGTTCTTCGCGATCGGCAACCTGGTGTGGTTCCTGGTCGCCCTGGCCGCGGGCACCGCGGTCGGCGGGTTCGCGGTGATCGCTGCCAAACAGTTCATCCGTAAGGCGACCGATACCGACGCACCCGCCACCGCCGCCCCCGTCGCCCAAACGGCAGTTTGA
- the pfkB gene encoding 1-phosphofructokinase encodes MIVTVTPNPSIDRTVTLPAELIRGAVHRVQSVTTEPGGKGVNVARALTLAGLDTVAVLPAARHDPIITALLSCGVPFFAVPIDGAVRTNLAITESDGTTTKINEPGAPIDEITLAALTQAILDRAADARWVVLSGSLPPGIPDNWYADVVAQLQPYDCKVAVDTSDAPLAALAAGFATAAPDVIKPNSEELASLAGVDAQELEDALAQGDPDPVVAAAQQLIDRGARTVLATLGAAGALLVNDTGSWLATPPPIKPRSTVGAGDSSLAGYVRADVGGAEAPQRLQMAVAYGSAAAALPGSALPTPAQIDLDNVAVTSISPYPARP; translated from the coding sequence ATGATCGTCACCGTCACGCCCAACCCGAGCATCGACCGCACGGTGACGCTGCCCGCGGAGTTGATCCGCGGCGCCGTGCACCGCGTGCAGTCGGTGACGACGGAACCGGGCGGCAAGGGAGTCAACGTCGCGCGGGCCCTGACGCTGGCCGGGCTGGACACCGTCGCGGTGCTACCCGCGGCGCGGCACGACCCGATCATCACGGCGCTGCTGTCCTGCGGTGTGCCGTTCTTCGCGGTGCCCATCGACGGTGCGGTGCGCACCAACCTGGCCATCACCGAATCCGATGGGACCACAACGAAAATCAACGAGCCGGGCGCGCCGATCGATGAGATCACGCTGGCCGCGTTGACGCAGGCGATTCTTGATCGCGCCGCCGACGCCCGGTGGGTGGTGCTGTCCGGATCGCTACCACCCGGCATCCCCGACAACTGGTACGCCGACGTGGTGGCTCAGTTGCAGCCCTACGACTGCAAAGTGGCCGTGGACACCTCGGACGCGCCACTCGCCGCGCTGGCCGCCGGCTTCGCCACCGCCGCGCCCGATGTGATCAAGCCGAACTCCGAGGAGCTCGCCAGCCTGGCCGGAGTCGACGCCCAGGAACTGGAAGATGCTCTCGCCCAAGGTGATCCGGACCCCGTGGTGGCCGCCGCGCAGCAGCTCATCGACCGCGGCGCCAGGACCGTCCTGGCCACGCTGGGTGCCGCCGGAGCGCTGCTGGTCAACGACACCGGCAGCTGGCTGGCCACCCCACCCCCGATCAAGCCCAGGAGCACCGTCGGCGCCGGCGACTCCTCCCTCGCGGGCTACGTGCGCGCCGACGTCGGTGGCGCCGAAGCGCCACAGCGGCTGCAGATGGCTGTCGCCTACGGCAGCGCCGCGGCGGCACTCCCCGGTTCGGCGCTGCCGACACCGGCCCAGATCGACCTCGACAACGTGGCGGTCACCTCGATATCGCCCTACCCCGCGCGCCCCTAA
- a CDS encoding DeoR/GlpR family DNA-binding transcription regulator yields the protein MYPEERQQAIADRVLSQGRASVAELAQAYDVTTETVRRDLAALDRAGVVRRVHGGAVPVRALHVVEPGVDERETTRADHKEAIARAAADFVPLSGASVLFDAGTTTARVAALLPTDRDLVVVTNAVPIAARLAAMPSVTLQLLGGRVRGLTQAAVGEPVLRALDTLRVDIAFIGTNGITVRHGLSTPDGEEAAVKRAMVRCANYVVVLADSSKIGREEFVSFAPIDSVDALITDPEISAADRAALTERGVEVVLAGGDS from the coding sequence GTGTACCCGGAAGAACGTCAGCAGGCGATCGCGGACCGAGTGCTGTCCCAGGGACGGGCCTCGGTCGCCGAGCTCGCTCAGGCCTATGACGTCACCACCGAGACCGTCCGCCGGGATCTGGCCGCACTGGATCGCGCCGGTGTGGTGCGACGGGTGCACGGCGGCGCGGTCCCCGTCCGGGCGCTGCATGTCGTCGAACCCGGTGTCGACGAGCGCGAGACCACCCGCGCCGACCACAAAGAGGCGATCGCCCGGGCGGCGGCCGATTTCGTTCCGCTGTCGGGCGCCTCGGTGCTGTTCGACGCCGGCACCACCACCGCCCGGGTCGCGGCCCTGCTGCCGACCGACCGGGACCTGGTGGTGGTGACGAACGCCGTGCCGATCGCCGCCCGGCTGGCGGCGATGCCCTCGGTCACCCTGCAACTGCTGGGCGGGCGGGTCCGTGGCCTCACCCAGGCCGCCGTCGGTGAACCGGTACTGCGCGCCCTCGACACACTGCGCGTGGACATCGCATTCATCGGAACCAACGGCATCACCGTGCGACACGGGCTGTCCACCCCCGACGGCGAGGAGGCCGCGGTCAAACGGGCGATGGTCCGCTGTGCGAACTACGTCGTCGTACTGGCCGATTCATCGAAGATCGGGCGCGAGGAATTCGTCAGCTTCGCCCCGATCGACAGCGTCGACGCGCTGATCACCGATCCCGAGATCAGCGCCGCCGACCGCGCCGCGCTGACCGAGCGGGGCGTCGAAGTCGTTCTGGCAGGAGGGGATTCATGA
- the ptsP gene encoding phosphoenolpyruvate--protein phosphotransferase, which yields MTVSSTPTSLGAGQVLSGVPVVPGVRFAPVIRPGRLPAISDLDPGGQIADPDRESEASRFTAAAAAVAGRLRERAAHATGAASEVLAATAMLAQDRAWLGAAEKRIKEGAPAVRATAEAAAQFVDLFTKMGGLMAERVTDLRDIRDRVIAELSGLAEPGVPVPDQPAILCAEDLAPADTAGLDPKLVVGLATTLGGPTSHTAIIARQLGIPCVVAVHGLDELPAGTDVLIDGTRGTITVSPDPAEATAAVQVADAEAAAMAGWAGPGATADGHPVSILANVQDGSAARAARETPAEGIGLFRTELCFLNRDTEPTVEEQAAIYGEVLDAFAGHKVVIRTLDAGSDKPLKFVGHPNEANPALGVRGIRIESIQPEILDRQLDAIALAAGKTGTAPWVMAPMIATPDEAKRFADRARARGLVPGVMIEVPAAALLADRILEHVEFLSIGTNDLAQYTMAADRMSAELATLTDPWQPGVLTLVAATARAGAGRGKPVGVCGEAAADPLLACVLTGLGITSLSAAAAAVTGVGAKLASVTLQQCRDAAAAVLTTASAAEARAAALESLG from the coding sequence ATGACCGTCTCTTCCACCCCTACCTCACTCGGTGCCGGACAGGTCCTCAGCGGCGTCCCGGTCGTCCCCGGCGTCCGATTTGCGCCGGTCATCCGACCCGGCCGGTTGCCCGCGATCTCCGACCTCGACCCCGGGGGCCAGATCGCCGACCCGGATCGCGAATCCGAGGCTTCCCGGTTCACCGCAGCCGCGGCCGCCGTCGCCGGCCGGTTGCGGGAGCGTGCCGCCCACGCGACCGGAGCCGCCTCGGAGGTGCTGGCCGCCACCGCGATGCTGGCGCAGGACCGGGCCTGGCTGGGCGCCGCCGAGAAACGCATCAAAGAGGGCGCCCCGGCGGTTCGCGCGACCGCCGAAGCGGCAGCCCAGTTTGTCGACCTGTTCACCAAGATGGGCGGACTGATGGCCGAACGCGTCACCGACCTGCGCGATATCCGCGACCGGGTGATCGCCGAACTGAGCGGGCTGGCCGAACCCGGTGTGCCGGTACCAGATCAGCCTGCCATTCTGTGCGCCGAAGACCTCGCGCCCGCCGACACGGCCGGTCTGGACCCCAAACTCGTTGTGGGACTTGCCACCACACTGGGTGGGCCCACCAGCCACACCGCGATCATCGCCCGCCAGCTCGGCATCCCATGTGTGGTCGCCGTGCACGGGCTCGACGAACTGCCGGCAGGCACCGACGTACTGATCGACGGAACCCGCGGCACCATCACGGTCTCGCCCGACCCGGCCGAGGCCACCGCCGCCGTGCAAGTCGCCGACGCGGAAGCCGCCGCGATGGCCGGCTGGGCAGGCCCGGGCGCGACCGCCGACGGTCACCCGGTGTCGATCCTGGCCAACGTGCAAGACGGTTCGGCCGCGCGCGCCGCACGCGAGACCCCGGCCGAGGGCATCGGGCTGTTCCGCACCGAACTGTGCTTCCTGAACCGCGATACCGAACCGACCGTCGAGGAACAGGCCGCCATCTACGGCGAGGTGCTCGACGCGTTCGCCGGGCACAAGGTCGTCATCCGCACCCTGGACGCCGGCTCCGACAAACCGCTGAAGTTCGTCGGTCATCCCAACGAGGCCAACCCCGCGCTGGGCGTGCGGGGCATCCGCATCGAATCCATTCAGCCCGAGATCCTCGACCGTCAGCTCGACGCAATCGCCCTGGCGGCCGGGAAGACCGGCACTGCGCCGTGGGTGATGGCGCCGATGATCGCCACCCCCGACGAGGCCAAGCGGTTCGCCGATCGGGCCCGAGCGCGCGGCCTCGTCCCCGGCGTGATGATCGAGGTGCCCGCTGCCGCGCTGCTGGCCGACCGCATCCTCGAACATGTGGAGTTCCTCTCCATCGGCACCAATGACCTGGCGCAATACACGATGGCCGCCGACCGGATGTCGGCCGAGCTGGCCACACTGACCGACCCGTGGCAGCCGGGAGTGCTGACGCTGGTCGCTGCGACGGCGCGCGCCGGAGCCGGCCGCGGCAAGCCGGTCGGGGTCTGCGGCGAGGCGGCCGCCGACCCGCTGCTGGCCTGCGTGCTGACCGGGCTCGGCATCACGTCGTTGTCCGCAGCGGCCGCGGCCGTCACCGGTGTCGGCGCCAAACTCGCATCGGTCACCCTGCAGCAGTGCCGCGACGCTGCCGCTGCGGTGCTGACCACGGCGAGCGCGGCCGAGGCCCGCGCGGCGGCGCTGGAGAGCCTCGGTTAG
- a CDS encoding pirin family protein, which produces MPAVTADTLSLPRLSAAAPSDNERPVRSITTGPRGYEGEGFPVVRAFAGVSAADLDPFIHMDQMGEVEYSPGEPKGTDWHPHRGFETVTYMIDGRFAHQDSHGGGGLIADGATQWMTAGAGILHIETPPAELVESGGLFHGIQLWVNLPRADKFAEPRYQSIEGQAVRLLSSADGGALVRVIAGEVDGWAGPGATHTPITLAHTTIEAGAQLNLPWPRDHNALVYVLSGRGAVGPIGHPIQQGQLAVLGPGDRITVAAAAAQDSNRPAMEVLLLGGKPIREPVFHYGPFVMNTKSEVIQALEDFNAGRFGTVPPGALMPHRAG; this is translated from the coding sequence ATGCCAGCAGTCACCGCAGACACGTTGTCCCTGCCGCGCCTGAGCGCGGCCGCCCCGTCCGATAACGAACGGCCCGTCCGGTCCATCACCACCGGGCCGCGCGGATATGAAGGCGAGGGTTTCCCGGTCGTCCGCGCGTTCGCCGGAGTCAGCGCCGCCGACCTCGACCCGTTCATTCACATGGACCAGATGGGTGAGGTCGAGTACTCGCCGGGCGAGCCGAAGGGCACCGACTGGCACCCGCACCGCGGCTTCGAGACGGTCACCTACATGATCGATGGCCGCTTCGCCCACCAGGATTCGCACGGCGGTGGCGGTCTGATCGCCGACGGAGCCACCCAGTGGATGACCGCGGGCGCCGGCATCCTGCACATCGAGACACCGCCGGCCGAGCTGGTGGAAAGCGGCGGGCTGTTCCATGGAATCCAGCTGTGGGTCAACCTGCCCCGCGCCGACAAATTCGCCGAGCCGCGCTACCAGTCGATCGAAGGCCAGGCGGTGCGGCTGCTGTCGTCCGCCGACGGTGGGGCGCTGGTCCGCGTCATCGCCGGCGAGGTCGACGGCTGGGCCGGCCCGGGTGCGACGCATACTCCGATCACGTTGGCGCACACCACTATCGAGGCCGGGGCGCAGCTGAACCTGCCGTGGCCGCGGGACCACAACGCACTGGTCTATGTGCTCTCCGGTCGTGGCGCGGTCGGTCCGATCGGGCACCCGATCCAGCAAGGTCAGCTCGCGGTGCTCGGCCCGGGCGACCGCATCACCGTGGCCGCGGCCGCGGCCCAGGACTCGAACCGGCCCGCTATGGAGGTTCTCCTGTTGGGCGGCAAGCCGATTCGCGAACCGGTGTTCCACTACGGGCCGTTCGTGATGAACACCAAGTCCGAGGTCATCCAGGCACTCGAAGACTTCAACGCCGGCCGGTTCGGCACCGTCCCGCCCGGCGCGTTGATGCCGCACCGAGCCGGGTAG
- a CDS encoding FUSC family protein: protein MRPAVFWRRVVDRIRSRDPENDGARRAARAAIVIPIAAAVSFAIGGGSQTPLFTIFGSIALLIVVDFPGNMNARALAYGGLGFNGAVLITLGTLAAPIPWLAITLTFLIGVAVTFSGVLSEIVAAGQRATLLTFVLPVCTPAGPLGERLLGWLIALAICVPAALFLFPPRHHGELRRHAAAVCGVLADRIEGTASAADVTAAMDALRANFLGAAYRPVALTAGSRALVRVVDDLQWLCDRVTGDTGELLGPIGEPVIRVLRDCAQVLLISHPGARADERALLAAALADLRTVAIGTYRQDIVDILGEPDDEAAVALGRTLLNRRTVGAATGVTGRLIASAAAADARPVWARVLGRRLPETGVADRVYSETEAVTALTSGHLATRSVTARNSLRTGLGLALAVLVTFVFPVQHGFWVVLGALSVLRSSALTTGTTVVRAVVGTAIGFGIGAVVIELLGVDPIVLWVLLPIVAFGSAYVPEIGSFTATQAAFTMMVLIVFNLIVPSGWAVGLIRIEDVVVGASVGVVVSLLLWPRGVKTAVQQAIDAAREVGARYLRAAVLRVTRGAFEQAENQVNALSHDALTVSRTLDDAVRQYLSENGGPTDSRAPVVRASSRAVRLRAAADLIADIVPPPLAVYPRARAVLEAHAAALCSRFDGSGGTGLTAPISDDLVPALRAEAGVGELAVSAALPLVTVAANLGELELTYPPELAKGAPRST from the coding sequence TTGAGGCCAGCCGTCTTCTGGCGGCGGGTGGTCGATCGGATCCGATCGCGCGACCCCGAGAACGACGGCGCACGACGCGCGGCGCGGGCCGCCATCGTCATCCCGATCGCCGCGGCGGTCAGCTTCGCCATCGGCGGCGGATCGCAGACACCGCTGTTCACGATCTTCGGATCGATCGCGCTGCTGATCGTGGTGGACTTCCCCGGCAATATGAACGCCCGGGCGCTGGCATACGGCGGGTTGGGGTTCAACGGCGCTGTGCTAATCACCCTGGGCACACTGGCCGCTCCGATCCCGTGGCTCGCGATCACGTTGACCTTCCTGATCGGGGTCGCGGTCACATTCTCCGGCGTGCTCAGCGAGATCGTCGCGGCCGGTCAACGAGCCACCTTGCTGACGTTCGTGCTGCCGGTCTGCACGCCGGCGGGCCCACTCGGCGAGCGCCTGCTCGGCTGGCTGATCGCGCTGGCGATCTGCGTGCCCGCCGCGTTGTTCCTCTTCCCGCCGCGCCATCACGGTGAGCTGCGCCGCCACGCCGCCGCGGTGTGCGGGGTGCTGGCCGACCGGATCGAGGGCACCGCGTCGGCCGCCGACGTGACCGCGGCGATGGACGCGCTGCGGGCCAACTTCCTCGGCGCGGCCTACCGACCGGTCGCGCTGACCGCGGGCAGCCGTGCGCTGGTGCGGGTCGTCGACGACCTGCAGTGGCTCTGCGATCGGGTCACCGGCGACACGGGTGAGCTGCTCGGGCCGATCGGTGAGCCGGTGATACGTGTGCTGCGCGACTGCGCGCAGGTCCTGCTGATCAGTCATCCGGGCGCACGGGCCGACGAGCGCGCCCTGTTGGCCGCCGCGCTGGCCGACCTGCGGACCGTCGCGATCGGCACGTACCGCCAAGACATCGTCGACATCCTCGGCGAGCCGGACGACGAGGCCGCCGTCGCACTGGGCCGCACCCTGCTCAACCGGCGCACCGTCGGCGCGGCGACCGGCGTGACCGGGAGGTTGATCGCGAGTGCCGCGGCCGCCGATGCTCGTCCGGTCTGGGCGCGGGTACTGGGCCGTCGTCTGCCGGAAACCGGCGTCGCCGACCGGGTGTACTCCGAGACCGAGGCGGTCACCGCCCTGACCAGTGGGCATCTGGCGACCCGGTCGGTCACCGCCCGCAACAGCCTGCGCACCGGTCTGGGCTTGGCGCTGGCGGTTCTCGTCACGTTCGTGTTCCCGGTGCAACACGGTTTCTGGGTGGTCCTCGGCGCGCTGTCGGTGCTGCGCAGCAGCGCGCTCACGACCGGCACCACCGTCGTGCGTGCGGTCGTGGGCACCGCGATCGGGTTCGGAATCGGCGCCGTCGTCATCGAGCTGCTCGGCGTGGATCCGATCGTGTTGTGGGTGTTGTTGCCGATCGTCGCGTTCGGTTCGGCCTATGTGCCCGAGATCGGTTCGTTCACCGCCACCCAGGCCGCGTTCACGATGATGGTGCTGATCGTGTTCAACCTGATCGTCCCGAGCGGCTGGGCAGTCGGCCTGATCCGGATCGAGGACGTCGTCGTGGGCGCGTCGGTGGGCGTCGTGGTGTCGCTGCTGCTGTGGCCGCGCGGAGTCAAGACGGCCGTGCAACAGGCGATCGACGCCGCCCGGGAAGTGGGCGCCCGCTACCTGCGAGCGGCCGTGCTGCGGGTCACCCGCGGCGCCTTCGAGCAGGCCGAGAATCAGGTGAATGCGCTCAGCCACGACGCGCTGACGGTGTCGCGAACTCTGGATGACGCAGTGCGCCAATACCTTTCGGAGAACGGTGGCCCGACGGATTCCCGGGCACCGGTGGTGCGGGCGTCGAGCCGTGCGGTGCGACTACGCGCGGCGGCCGACCTGATCGCCGATATCGTGCCGCCGCCGCTGGCGGTCTACCCGCGGGCGCGGGCGGTGCTCGAGGCGCACGCGGCGGCTCTGTGTTCCCGTTTCGACGGCAGCGGCGGCACCGGACTGACCGCACCGATCAGCGACGACCTGGTGCCCGCCTTGCGGGCCGAGGCGGGCGTGGGCGAGCTGGCCGTGTCGGCGGCGTTGCCGCTGGTGACCGTGGCGGCCAACCTCGGCGAACTCGAACTGACGTATCCGCCCGAGCTGGCGAAGGGGGCGCCGAGATCGACCTGA
- a CDS encoding TetR/AcrR family transcriptional regulator → MATVANREAYFETGLEVLADVGYGGLKLAEVCNRLGVTTGSFYHYFTSWPAYTRDLVSYWVQDRTVRLIGAIREVSDPRRRIEAIIEVGLSLPHGAEAAIRSWASVDPYVRGVQTEVDKARYKILYDSALEIVGDERQADVYAAWAVYVFVGYEQATLPREPGMFGWIARYMLDALDSGSFASVPR, encoded by the coding sequence ATGGCAACCGTTGCCAACCGGGAGGCGTACTTCGAGACAGGTCTCGAAGTACTGGCAGACGTCGGATACGGCGGACTGAAACTGGCCGAGGTGTGTAACCGGCTCGGCGTCACGACAGGGTCGTTCTACCACTATTTCACCAGCTGGCCGGCCTACACCCGGGACCTGGTGTCGTACTGGGTGCAGGACCGGACCGTGCGGCTGATCGGTGCTATCCGCGAGGTCTCCGATCCCCGCCGTCGCATCGAGGCGATCATCGAAGTGGGGCTGTCGCTGCCGCACGGTGCCGAGGCCGCGATCCGATCGTGGGCTTCAGTCGACCCGTACGTACGCGGGGTCCAGACGGAGGTTGACAAGGCGCGGTACAAGATCCTCTACGACTCCGCCCTCGAAATCGTCGGCGACGAGCGCCAGGCCGACGTCTACGCCGCCTGGGCGGTCTACGTCTTCGTCGGGTATGAGCAGGCCACCCTGCCGCGCGAGCCGGGGATGTTCGGCTGGATCGCCCGCTACATGCTCGACGCGCTGGATTCGGGCAGTTTCGCCAGCGTGCCCCGTTGA